The Malus domestica chromosome 10, GDT2T_hap1 nucleotide sequence ATTTACCAAGGAAGATGCAAAAATCTGTCACTGATCGTCGTGTGATCGGACATCTAGCCCAATCCGCATCACAGTAGCCAATCAAATTAAGTTGGTTCTCCGTAGGAAATAGTAACCCTTGTCCTGGTGCTTCTTTCAGATATTGGAGGAGACGATGTGCTGCTTTAAGGTGATGGAGTGTTGGTTCTTGCATGAACTGACTGAGATTATTCACTGCATACGTAATATCTGGCCTGGTGATGGTAAGGTATATTAATTTTCCAACCAAACGTCGATATCGAGTCGGATCCTTGAGGGCATCACCACCTGTTGTTGTCAACACTAAATCGGGTTCCGTAGGTACCTTGGCAGGTTTTACGCCAAGCAAGCCAGCTTCCTCCAATATGTCCAGAGTATACTTTCGTTGGCAAATGGAGATCCCAGCTTTGGACCGTGCAACTTCGACACCCAGAAAATATTTTAATGGTCCGAGGTCTTTAATTCGAAAACATCCACTAAGAAATTGCTTGAGTTGACTGATGGCTTCCTCATTATTTCCTGCAATGATCATGTCGTCAACGTAGAGCAATACTACAGTAATGGAGTGTCCACAAACTTTAGTGAATAATGAGTAATCTGCATGAGACTGTTGAAAGCCAACTTCTTGAATGGTTGATGAAAAACGTTGGAACCAACTGCGAGATGCCTGCTTGAGTCCGTATAATGACTTGTGAAGTCGACAAACCATAGTCTCCCCCTGTCGACGATAACCAGGAGGTGGTAACATATATACTTCCTCATGGAGTGCACCGTGAAGGAAAGCGTTTTGGACATCCATTTGGTGAAGAGACCAGCTGCGAACAGCAGCAATGGTCAAGAGACAGCGGACAGTAATAAGCTTAGCAACGGGGGCGAACGTCTCTTTGTAATCAATACCTTCGCGCTGCGTGAACCCTTTGGCGACAAGGCGAGCCTTGTAGCGTTCGATGGTACCGTCGGAATGATACTTGATTTTGAAGACCCATTTACATCCAATGGGGCGTTGGTGGAGGGGTAAAGAAACCAAAGTCCAGGTGTGATTGGCTTCAAGTGCTTCAAGCTCAGAATGCATAGCTGCAAGCCATTGAGGGTCATGGCGTGCCTGCTCATAGGAGGCTGGTTCAACTAAGTGAGAGACATTGTGAACAAAGGAACGATGAGCATGAGAGAGTCGAGCATAAGAAACATACCTGTGAAGAGGATATCGTGTGCCGGACATGGTGGAAGAGATGGCGCTGGACTGAAGCAAAGCAGCATGATGGGTCTGATAGTCACGAAGGTGGGCAGGGGGTTGTTTAATGCGGGCGGATCGACGAAGGGGAATTAGGGGCAACGAAGGAGACGATGGTGCAGGCGGTGGCGAGGTAGGAGTGTCTGGGGTTGGAGGAAGTATGTTAGGAGTAGGGTCGTCAGGAAGGGAGGGAGCGGATGAGGCAGTTGATAAGGTAGGTAGATCAATAGTGGGAATGGGGTCTGAAGGTGCAGGAGTAGGGTCGTCATGGGGAACAGGTAAGACCGGGGTAGGGTGGGCAGGTTCTGGTGGTAAGTTAGCAAGAGGGAAAAGATGTTCATGGAAGATAATATCTCGAGAGGTAAAGATGCGCTTGCTATCAAGGTCGTAAACGCGATAGCCCTTCTGACCAAGGGGATATCTCAGGAAAATGTAGCGACGAGCACGAGCATCAAATTTGTGTGAGGGAGTGAGGTTGGTAGCATAGCATAAACACCCAAAAACTCGGAGATGAGTGTAGACAGGTAGTGTCCCATGCAAAAGTTTATAGGGAGATTGATGGGAAAGCAGAGGTGTTGGGAGGCGGTTGATAAGGTAACAGGCAGTTTGTACACTCTCCCCCCAGAATTTTAAGGGTAGGTTAGCTTGTAATCGTAAGGCTCGGGCAACATTTAAAAGGTGACGGTGTTTGCGTTCAACGACTCCGTTCTGTTGAGGGGTGTGAGCACATGTGTGTTGAAAAAGAGTGCCATGAGTATCTAAGAAGG carries:
- the LOC103446158 gene encoding LOW QUALITY PROTEIN: retrovirus-related Pol polyprotein from transposon RE1 (The sequence of the model RefSeq protein was modified relative to this genomic sequence to represent the inferred CDS: inserted 2 bases in 2 codons), producing MAPTTLVHERFSNAATVTEDIQLNVVFFLIGFPEGHKWHGKNVQPRNRHTPPASNNVETLPLTTAQIDATKVPISSNQPTFTTEEYHQLMALLRNKNGTNLPLAHATGHGYEEDDWLGQWGEFISLRSFLDTHGTLFQHTCAHTPQQNGVVERKHRHLLNVARALRLQANLPLKFWGESVQTACYLINRLPTPLLSHQSPYKLLHGTLPVYTHLRVFGCLCYATNLTPSHKFDARARRYIFLRYPLGQKGYRVYDLDSKRIFTSRDIIFHEHLFPLANLPPEPAHPTPVLPVPHDDPTPAPSDPIPTIDLPTLSTASSAPSLPDDPTPNILPPTPDTPTSPPPAPSSPSLPLIPLRRSARIKQPPAHLRDYQTHHAALLQSSAISSTMSGTRYPLHRYVSYARLSHAHRSFVHNVSHLVEPASYEQARHDPQWLAAMHSELEALEANHTWTLVSLPLHQRPIGCKWVFKIKYHSDGTIERYKARLVAKGFTQREGIDYKETFAPVAKLITVRCLLTIAAVRSWSLHQMDVQNAFLHGALHEEVYMLPPPGYRRQGETMVCRLHKSLYGLKQASRSWFQRFSSTIQEVGFQQSHADYSLFTKVCGHSITVVLLYVDDMIIAGNNEEAISQLKQFLSGCFRIKDLGPLKYFLGVEVARSKAGISICQRKYTLDILEEAGLLGVKPAKVPTEPDLVLTTTGGDALKDPTRYRRLVGKLIYLTITRPDITYAVNNLSQFMQEPTLHHLKAAHRLLQYLKEAPGQGLLFPTENQLNLIGYCDADWARCPITRRSVTDFCIFLGKSLVSWKSKKQVTVARSSAEAEYRSMAATTCELTWLRNLLNDLRVNHPEPARLFCDNQVALHIAANPVYHERTKHIELDCHTVRERIQMGEIETSHMANKSFAVDLNKPLLPGQICLDLIYNIRVGYLGEAYEEWVYQPILSKGSPRCFHNDTIEFLSHTPWWIVPLVWLPVVYWAVSVSLQAGLTAPHLALTVVGGIFIWTLVEYXFHRFLMHTRTTSYWVNTIHYLVHGCHHKHPMDSMRXKTPAAAVAIVCLLFWNLFQLLSPPSFAPVLFGGTLLGYVTYEVTHSYMHHGDPSKGLAQTLKKYHLNHHFTTQSKGFGINLSVFWDNVFGTLLPLPKAAE